In a genomic window of Nostoc sp. UHCC 0870:
- a CDS encoding ChaB family protein: protein MTYEKRDELPQEIREQLPEHAQQIFMAAFNAAQTDGMSEEGASNVAWNSVKNGYEQGSDRQWHRKPEDPAIHNKAVMSGGN from the coding sequence ATGACTTACGAAAAAAGAGACGAATTACCCCAAGAAATTAGAGAACAATTACCAGAACACGCCCAACAAATTTTTATGGCGGCATTTAATGCAGCCCAAACAGATGGTATGAGCGAGGAAGGGGCTAGTAATGTGGCTTGGAATAGTGTAAAAAATGGATATGAACAAGGTAGCGATCGCCAATGGCATAGAAAACCAGAAGACCCAGCAATACATAACAAAGCTGTGATGTCTGGCGGTAATTAG
- a CDS encoding hybrid sensor histidine kinase/response regulator, with amino-acid sequence MDKQPCILVVDDEPDNFDVIETLLFREGYDLNYAANGQRAIERLKIIQPDVILLDVMMPDLDGIEVCKRIKSNSQWQHIPIIMVTALTAKEDLVRCMSAGADDFISKPVNGLELRARVNSMLRIKQQHDKLQTLLQLREDMVKMVLHDMRNPLTSILLATEILQLPDFPIHKQQNKIDQIIASVQHLQSLIDDLLLMAKLESGKMMLNFGEIDLNQLCLSVLNNFAAIASQKHIQLISHLFPLDLYINLDALIFRRVIDNLLSNAIKFSPKNSQVILRTDNLGAEGVIVQITDSGSGVSENLKQVIFEKYEVGTLMPEVSQLGLGLAFCKMVVEAHGGKINVENNQPKGAVFTVFLPKV; translated from the coding sequence ATGGATAAACAGCCTTGCATTCTAGTCGTTGACGATGAACCAGATAACTTTGATGTAATTGAAACCCTACTGTTTCGGGAGGGTTATGATTTAAACTATGCAGCTAACGGTCAGCGAGCAATAGAACGGCTAAAAATTATACAGCCAGATGTAATTTTATTAGATGTAATGATGCCCGATTTGGATGGTATCGAAGTATGCAAACGCATCAAATCCAATTCTCAATGGCAGCATATTCCGATCATTATGGTTACAGCTTTGACGGCAAAAGAAGACTTGGTGCGGTGTATGTCCGCCGGTGCAGATGACTTTATCAGTAAACCTGTGAATGGTTTAGAGTTACGTGCTAGGGTTAACTCAATGCTGCGGATTAAGCAACAGCATGACAAATTACAAACATTACTACAGCTCAGGGAAGACATGGTGAAGATGGTCTTGCATGATATGCGTAATCCCCTGACATCTATTTTACTAGCCACCGAAATCTTACAATTACCTGATTTTCCGATTCACAAGCAGCAAAACAAAATTGATCAGATCATTGCTTCCGTGCAACATCTGCAATCTTTAATTGATGATTTATTGCTAATGGCCAAGTTAGAATCTGGCAAAATGATGCTAAATTTTGGAGAGATAGACTTAAATCAGCTATGTTTATCAGTATTAAATAATTTTGCAGCGATCGCATCTCAAAAGCATATTCAACTCATCAGTCATCTATTCCCACTTGATCTTTATATCAACTTAGATGCTTTAATATTTCGTAGAGTTATAGATAACCTGTTATCCAATGCTATCAAGTTCTCACCAAAAAACAGTCAAGTTATTCTGCGAACTGATAATTTAGGTGCAGAGGGTGTGATAGTTCAGATTACTGATTCAGGTTCAGGGGTCAGTGAAAACCTCAAACAGGTAATTTTTGAGAAATATGAAGTGGGAACACTAATGCCAGAAGTTTCACAACTGGGGTTAGGATTAGCATTTTGCAAAATGGTAGTAGAAGCCCACGGGGGCAAAATAAACGTCGAAAATAACCAACCCAAGGGGGCGGTATTTACAGTCTTTCTGCCCAAGGTATAA
- a CDS encoding PAS domain S-box protein, whose amino-acid sequence MDTQIFGFANHNQVNNPDVLLTDAIIRHPLVVTPNTPAIEALMLMNNTEKGGSLSHNLNNSWLRKMAQASCVLVMQDKQLVGIWTQQDIVRCNAEGLNMAEMIMSEVMSHPVITLKESELNNFSVPLKLFSQHRLRHLPIVDDCNQVVGLLTYETLLNGLSNSQHFQAKQEQDCQACIVAQIEASEKKYRSLAENMADGMYLLSPDRQLLYLNPAIAKISGRPCEYFFSNSPNSLFNCIHPDDLEKVISSFYPDNGELKNNEIIYRIIKPDGSIHYVCDRAHIIYDAEGKVEAYQGIVTDITAAKQAEEALRDSEHRYATLTTNAPVGIFHSDLQGNYQYVNPKWEEMSGLPMAEALGLKWLQALHPEDCDRVVSHWCDAVAKQQPFLTEHRFQNLGNKVIWVMAQAIPEIDSTGNCTGYVGTVTDISDYYNELRLRKLIEGRLEMQNRILSQIAKGEPLVDILNALIKSLEQQLDGALCSILLVDQENRLHPCASLTIPEEYLMICDDLMIGEGVGSCGTAAYRQQVVISSDITNDPLWKDFKDCILDFGLRACWSAPIIASDGCVLGIFGIYYREVKTPLAYDLETLTLAAYLAGIAMERERAVIALEKNESFLRVIYEDVEQAIFTVEIDSQGKYHYGGWNPVAERFCGISGAEAKGKTPKELFGEFAGTLLCQQYDACVESGKLVSFEENFTNSHTNGSYWVLVTLKPLLDETGQVYRLIGTGADISGRKRAEESLKTLVEGTAAVTGTEFFSALACYTAKALDVPYVLVTERIGDCLKTLGFFANNQLQPQITYKIAQTPCQRALAEGIFYCECNVVEEFPADPDLTIMEAECYLGVALRDNNGIAIGNLCILNTRPLEEVERMKATLRVFASRASAELERKRATEALEQLNEKLEVKITQRTAALQESEARFRATFEQANVGIVEVDIQGKFIRINQKFADIVGYSEAELLGRSFMDITHPEDITADCLKMESLLASEIQTFAMEKRYLHQQGRLVWVYLTVSFVRSLAGEPQYMIGVIQDISDRKRAEEILQKQAQRERLLRNITQHIRQSLDLKSILSSAVNEIRQTFQADRVLIFHLVTNGSGVVLEESVAPEYPIIECTLRKDDCFPEQCYEFYREGNVRIVTDTENEDWGDCLVEFMQQTQAKSKIIAPIIQKVENQPPRVWGLISIHACATQRQWQPDETDLLQQIASQLSVAIQQADLYQQVQTELSDRKRAEVALSMLNEQLLYVNTELSRATRLKDEFLASMSHELRTPLNAILGMSEGLLEGVFGQITERQQRALSTIERSGKHLLELINDILDLAKIEAGKLELQIAPIAICYLCESSLSFVKQLAHQKQIQIRLNIQATIRQIAVDERRIRQILINLLNNAVKFTPEGGSIILAVRRERIENYPTPGNTPGSKTQCSDWVSFSVIDTGIGIAPEDMGKLFQSFVQIDSRLNRQYTGTGLGLALVRQIAELHGGHVTVSSEIGKGSCFTVRLPYVVQKLTLPTPTADVQLGLTSLSTIQSVVSASPLILLAEDNQANIETISSYLESRGYRVILADNGQTAINLAISQNPSLILMDIQMPEINGLEAIRRIREHGELANVPIIALTALAMPGDREKCLQAGANDYVNKPVKLRELTSIIQNLLEK is encoded by the coding sequence ATGGATACTCAAATATTTGGTTTCGCTAATCATAATCAAGTGAATAACCCAGATGTTTTGCTGACAGATGCGATTATCCGTCATCCTTTAGTTGTTACTCCCAATACGCCTGCTATTGAAGCATTGATGTTGATGAATAACACAGAGAAAGGCGGCTCATTATCCCATAATTTGAATAATTCTTGGCTGAGGAAAATGGCTCAAGCTAGTTGTGTGTTAGTCATGCAAGATAAGCAACTAGTCGGTATCTGGACACAGCAAGATATAGTACGCTGTAATGCGGAAGGGCTTAACATGGCTGAGATGATTATGTCTGAAGTCATGAGTCATCCTGTAATTACCCTCAAGGAATCTGAGTTAAATAATTTCTCAGTACCGCTAAAACTATTTAGTCAGCATCGCCTGCGACATCTACCTATAGTTGATGATTGTAACCAAGTAGTTGGGTTACTTACCTACGAAACACTACTGAATGGGCTGAGTAATTCGCAACACTTTCAAGCCAAACAAGAGCAAGATTGTCAAGCGTGTATTGTCGCTCAGATAGAAGCTTCAGAAAAAAAATATCGCTCCCTAGCGGAGAATATGGCTGATGGGATGTACCTTCTCAGTCCTGATAGACAATTATTGTACTTAAATCCAGCGATCGCTAAAATTTCTGGTAGACCTTGTGAATATTTCTTCAGTAATTCACCAAATTCTTTGTTCAATTGCATTCATCCTGATGATCTAGAAAAGGTCATTTCTAGCTTCTATCCTGACAATGGAGAACTGAAAAATAACGAGATTATTTATCGGATTATCAAGCCGGATGGGTCAATTCACTACGTTTGCGATCGCGCTCATATTATTTATGATGCTGAAGGTAAAGTGGAAGCCTATCAGGGTATCGTCACAGATATTACCGCCGCTAAACAGGCAGAAGAAGCTCTACGAGATAGTGAACACCGCTACGCCACACTGACTACAAATGCTCCAGTAGGTATCTTTCACAGCGATTTGCAAGGAAATTATCAATATGTTAATCCTAAATGGGAAGAAATGTCCGGGTTGCCGATGGCAGAGGCACTAGGATTAAAGTGGTTACAGGCATTACATCCCGAAGATTGCGATCGCGTTGTGAGTCATTGGTGTGATGCAGTTGCCAAACAACAGCCCTTCTTGACAGAACACCGCTTCCAAAATCTAGGGAACAAAGTAATCTGGGTAATGGCACAAGCAATACCTGAAATCGATAGTACAGGAAACTGCACAGGCTATGTAGGTACGGTTACAGATATTAGCGATTACTACAACGAGCTGCGCTTACGCAAGCTGATAGAAGGTCGGTTAGAAATGCAAAACCGGATTTTATCGCAGATTGCGAAGGGTGAACCCTTAGTAGATATTCTTAATGCCCTGATTAAGTCTCTGGAACAGCAATTAGATGGGGCATTGTGTTCTATTCTGTTAGTCGATCAAGAAAATCGCCTGCATCCCTGTGCATCTCTGACCATCCCAGAAGAATACCTCATGATCTGCGATGATCTGATGATTGGCGAGGGAGTCGGCTCTTGTGGAACTGCGGCTTATCGTCAACAAGTGGTAATTTCGTCTGACATCACCAATGATCCCCTGTGGAAAGACTTTAAGGATTGCATCCTGGATTTTGGATTGCGGGCTTGTTGGTCTGCTCCTATTATCGCTAGTGATGGTTGTGTCCTGGGAATATTTGGCATATATTACCGTGAGGTAAAAACCCCCCTAGCCTACGATTTAGAAACTCTCACCCTTGCCGCCTATTTGGCTGGAATTGCAATGGAACGTGAGCGTGCGGTAATTGCTCTAGAAAAAAATGAGAGTTTTTTACGCGTCATTTACGAAGACGTTGAGCAAGCCATTTTTACTGTAGAAATTGATAGCCAAGGCAAATATCATTATGGTGGCTGGAATCCTGTCGCCGAACGTTTTTGTGGCATCAGTGGAGCAGAAGCAAAGGGTAAAACCCCCAAAGAATTGTTTGGTGAATTTGCGGGGACATTACTCTGTCAACAATACGATGCTTGTGTCGAGTCAGGAAAGCTTGTTTCCTTTGAAGAGAATTTCACTAACTCCCATACAAATGGCAGCTATTGGGTACTGGTAACGCTTAAACCATTGCTCGATGAAACCGGACAAGTCTATCGCCTCATCGGTACTGGGGCTGACATCTCTGGACGCAAACGTGCAGAAGAATCTTTAAAAACATTGGTTGAAGGTACAGCAGCCGTAACAGGGACAGAATTTTTCTCGGCTCTAGCTTGTTATACCGCAAAAGCCCTTGATGTGCCCTATGTATTAGTTACAGAACGTATTGGGGACTGCTTAAAAACCCTGGGATTCTTTGCCAATAATCAATTGCAACCCCAAATTACCTATAAAATTGCTCAAACTCCTTGTCAAAGGGCATTGGCAGAAGGCATATTTTACTGTGAATGCAACGTTGTCGAGGAATTTCCAGCAGATCCGGATCTGACTATCATGGAAGCAGAATGCTACTTAGGTGTAGCTCTGCGGGATAATAATGGTATAGCTATAGGCAACCTCTGTATTCTCAATACGCGCCCTCTAGAAGAAGTAGAACGCATGAAAGCAACTTTGCGTGTGTTTGCATCTCGCGCAAGTGCAGAACTAGAACGCAAACGAGCTACAGAAGCTTTAGAACAACTCAATGAAAAACTAGAAGTAAAGATTACACAACGGACGGCAGCATTGCAAGAGAGTGAAGCTCGGTTTCGTGCCACCTTTGAGCAAGCGAATGTGGGTATAGTCGAAGTTGATATCCAAGGCAAATTCATCCGCATTAATCAAAAATTTGCAGATATTGTTGGTTATTCAGAAGCAGAACTCCTGGGTAGATCCTTTATGGATATTACCCATCCAGAAGATATAACTGCTGATTGTCTTAAGATGGAGTCTCTTCTAGCTAGCGAAATTCAGACATTTGCAATGGAGAAACGTTATCTACATCAACAAGGAAGACTTGTTTGGGTATATCTGACTGTTTCCTTTGTGCGATCGCTCGCTGGTGAACCACAGTATATGATTGGTGTAATTCAAGATATTAGCGATCGCAAACGCGCCGAGGAAATACTGCAAAAACAAGCACAGCGCGAAAGACTGCTGAGAAACATCACTCAACATATCCGACAATCCCTTGATTTGAAGTCAATTCTCTCATCAGCAGTTAACGAAATTAGACAAACTTTTCAGGCGGATCGCGTCTTGATTTTTCATCTCGTCACCAATGGTTCTGGGGTAGTGCTGGAAGAATCTGTTGCCCCAGAATATCCAATCATAGAATGTACGTTACGGAAAGATGATTGCTTCCCTGAACAATGTTATGAATTTTATCGCGAAGGTAATGTCCGCATCGTCACAGATACTGAAAATGAAGATTGGGGTGATTGTCTGGTGGAATTCATGCAACAAACACAGGCTAAATCCAAAATTATCGCCCCGATTATTCAAAAAGTAGAAAATCAACCTCCCAGAGTCTGGGGATTAATTAGCATTCACGCCTGTGCTACACAGCGTCAATGGCAACCCGATGAAACTGACTTACTCCAGCAAATTGCTAGTCAGTTATCCGTAGCTATTCAGCAAGCAGACCTCTATCAACAAGTGCAAACCGAACTGAGCGATCGCAAACGTGCAGAGGTAGCATTGTCAATGTTGAATGAGCAACTCCTTTATGTAAATACAGAGTTATCCCGTGCTACTCGCCTCAAAGATGAATTCCTCGCCAGTATGAGTCATGAACTTCGCACACCCCTAAACGCCATTTTGGGAATGTCTGAAGGCTTGCTAGAAGGCGTATTTGGTCAAATTACAGAACGTCAACAACGCGCTTTATCTACTATTGAACGTAGCGGTAAACACCTGCTAGAACTAATTAACGACATCCTCGATTTAGCCAAAATCGAAGCTGGTAAACTCGAACTACAAATTGCTCCCATTGCCATTTGTTATCTGTGTGAGTCTAGTTTGTCCTTTGTCAAGCAACTAGCACATCAAAAGCAAATTCAAATCAGATTAAATATTCAAGCTACTATTAGACAGATTGCTGTCGATGAACGCCGGATCAGGCAAATTTTAATTAACCTGCTGAATAATGCTGTGAAATTTACCCCAGAAGGGGGGTCTATTATCTTAGCAGTGAGACGAGAAAGAATTGAAAACTATCCCACTCCAGGAAATACTCCCGGCTCGAAAACGCAATGCTCAGACTGGGTTAGCTTTTCAGTCATTGATACAGGTATTGGTATTGCTCCCGAAGATATGGGAAAATTATTCCAATCCTTTGTGCAGATCGATAGTCGCTTAAATCGACAGTATACTGGCACTGGTTTAGGGCTGGCTTTAGTACGGCAAATAGCAGAGTTGCACGGTGGACACGTAACTGTCAGTAGTGAGATAGGTAAAGGTAGTTGCTTTACTGTGCGTTTACCTTACGTAGTCCAAAAATTAACTTTGCCTACACCCACAGCAGATGTACAATTAGGTTTAACAAGTTTATCAACTATTCAATCGGTAGTTTCAGCATCGCCCTTAATTCTTTTAGCCGAAGATAATCAGGCAAATATTGAAACCATTTCTAGTTATCTTGAAAGTAGAGGGTATAGAGTAATACTAGCGGACAATGGACAAACTGCCATTAACTTGGCCATATCCCAAAATCCTAGTTTGATTTTGATGGATATTCAAATGCCAGAGATCAATGGTTTAGAAGCTATTCGCCGCATTCGGGAACATGGGGAATTAGCCAATGTTCCCATAATTGCATTAACAGCATTAGCCATGCCTGGCGATCGCGAAAAATGTCTCCAAGCAGGGGCAAATGATTATGTCAATAAACCAGTCAAGCTTAGAGAGCTTACAAGTATAATTCAAAACTTGTTAGAAAAGTAA
- a CDS encoding NAD(P)/FAD-dependent oxidoreductase gives MTEKSMRIVILGGGFGGLYTALRLSQLPWESEQKPEIVLIDQSDRFLFSPLLYELLTGELQTWEIAPPFEELLQGTGIRFYQAVASGIDIDQQRVHLQNGPEITYDRLVLALGGETPLDLVPGATSYAYPFRTINDAYRLEERLRVLEESDAEKIRVAIVGGGYSGVELACKLADRLGERGRFRLIEIGDQILRTSPEFNREAAKKALEARGVFLDLDTKIESITQDTISLEYKSQVDTIPVDIVIWTVGTRVAPVVKALPFKQNQRGQITTNTTLQVLDHPEIFALGDLADCLDANGQQIPATAQAAFQQADYTAWNIWASLTNRPLLPFRYQQLGEMMALGKDNATLAGLGIKLDGSLASIARRLAYLYRMPTFDHQLKVGFNWLVRPIIETLSSVADNEKW, from the coding sequence ATGACTGAAAAGAGTATGAGAATTGTGATCCTTGGTGGAGGCTTTGGTGGTCTCTACACAGCTTTGCGTTTAAGTCAATTACCTTGGGAATCTGAACAAAAACCAGAAATTGTACTCATCGACCAAAGCGATCGCTTCCTATTTTCCCCTTTATTGTACGAATTACTCACTGGAGAACTGCAAACTTGGGAAATTGCCCCTCCCTTTGAAGAACTTTTACAAGGCACAGGTATACGTTTTTATCAAGCAGTCGCCTCTGGAATTGACATTGACCAACAACGGGTACACTTACAAAATGGCCCAGAAATTACCTATGATCGCTTAGTATTAGCCCTAGGTGGAGAAACACCCCTAGATTTAGTTCCCGGTGCGACATCCTACGCTTATCCCTTCCGCACTATCAATGATGCTTATCGCCTCGAAGAACGGCTACGAGTTCTAGAAGAATCGGATGCTGAGAAAATTAGAGTAGCTATTGTTGGCGGTGGCTACAGTGGGGTGGAATTAGCTTGTAAATTGGCAGATAGGCTAGGAGAAAGAGGGCGTTTTCGCTTAATTGAAATTGGCGACCAAATTTTAAGAACTTCCCCAGAATTTAACCGCGAAGCCGCCAAGAAAGCTTTAGAGGCGAGGGGTGTGTTTCTCGATTTAGACACCAAAATTGAATCAATTACCCAAGATACCATCTCCCTAGAATATAAAAGTCAAGTAGATACAATCCCTGTAGATATTGTGATTTGGACTGTGGGTACACGGGTTGCACCTGTAGTCAAAGCCCTACCTTTCAAACAAAATCAGCGTGGGCAAATCACGACTAACACCACATTACAAGTCCTTGACCATCCAGAAATTTTTGCTTTGGGAGACTTAGCCGACTGTCTCGACGCGAATGGTCAACAAATTCCCGCCACAGCCCAAGCAGCTTTTCAACAAGCAGACTATACAGCTTGGAACATCTGGGCTTCTTTGACAAACCGCCCCTTGCTACCTTTCCGCTATCAACAGTTAGGGGAAATGATGGCACTAGGCAAAGATAATGCCACTTTAGCAGGGTTAGGAATTAAGTTAGATGGTTCTTTAGCATCTATTGCCCGTCGTTTGGCTTACTTATACAGAATGCCAACATTTGATCATCAGCTAAAAGTCGGTTTTAATTGGTTAGTCCGTCCTATTATAGAAACACTTTCTTCTGTGGCGGATAATGAAAAGTGGTGA
- a CDS encoding RNA-binding S4 domain-containing protein: MIKLDQFLKFIGIASTGGQAKLMINDGNVKVNGMIETRRGRKLVSADQVTVAGKTFKVEEIIQE; the protein is encoded by the coding sequence ATGATTAAACTCGACCAGTTTCTTAAATTTATAGGTATAGCCTCAACAGGAGGTCAAGCCAAACTCATGATCAATGATGGTAATGTCAAAGTCAATGGCATGATTGAAACCCGGCGAGGACGGAAATTAGTATCAGCAGACCAAGTAACAGTAGCCGGAAAAACTTTTAAGGTTGAGGAGATAATTCAAGAATAG
- a CDS encoding HAD-IA family hydrolase codes for MERPKVIFLDAVGTLFGVKGSVGKVYSQLALEFGVEASAEILDKAFMESFKAAPPPIFPDAELEDIPQREFEWWRTIALNTFESAGIINQFADFSNFFGELYIHFGTAEPWFIYPDVLQSLSNWKHLGIELGVLSNFDSRIYSVLQALELSHFFTSVTISTQVGAAKPNPKIFAAALEKHDCSPASAWHIGDSIVEDYQGSKAAGLRGIWINREEG; via the coding sequence ATGGAAAGACCCAAAGTTATTTTTTTAGATGCGGTGGGTACACTCTTTGGTGTCAAAGGCAGCGTCGGTAAAGTTTATAGTCAGTTAGCCCTAGAGTTTGGTGTGGAGGCTTCCGCAGAAATTTTAGATAAAGCATTTATGGAAAGCTTTAAAGCTGCACCACCACCAATATTTCCTGATGCAGAATTAGAAGATATTCCCCAAAGAGAATTTGAGTGGTGGCGAACTATTGCTTTAAACACCTTTGAAAGTGCAGGTATCATCAATCAATTTGCTGACTTCTCTAATTTTTTTGGAGAACTTTACATTCACTTTGGTACTGCCGAACCGTGGTTTATTTATCCTGATGTTTTACAATCTCTTAGCAATTGGAAACATTTAGGAATTGAATTAGGTGTGTTGTCTAACTTCGATTCCCGGATTTACTCGGTCTTGCAAGCTTTAGAATTGAGTCATTTCTTCACGTCTGTAACCATTTCTACCCAAGTAGGTGCAGCCAAACCCAACCCCAAAATTTTTGCAGCTGCTTTAGAAAAACACGATTGTTCCCCTGCTTCAGCATGGCATATTGGTGACAGTATTGTAGAAGATTATCAAGGATCAAAAGCGGCTGGACTAAGAGGGATTTGGATTAATCGGGAAGAAGGTTAA